The following are from one region of the Variovorax sp. V213 genome:
- a CDS encoding branched-chain amino acid ABC transporter permease, producing MLEKIKHSSGLFCLALAAFALAMPLVMGSTATAGVVLVFAIAAAACNLLLGYAGLLSFAQGSFFGVGSYAVGMVLKAAPGAGVAALLVCIAAGMVVALAIGMLSIRQRGIYFVMITLAMAQLAYFAALSFPQFTGGENGLLDIPRPVTGLEGLIGEGAGQYALIAVVFVLAIAFLRLVVRSPFGRALDAVRENEVRAQTAGYDVQKLKLLAFCLSGGITALAGALYALQLRSAPLSNIDLMTSETILIMAILGGRRSLLGAAFGALAMTLMAEQLSQLWPRWQLIVGFVLIAVVLFAPRGLGGAWAHWRARRSVHAGDHA from the coding sequence GTGCTTGAAAAGATCAAACATTCTTCCGGGCTGTTCTGCCTGGCGCTGGCCGCCTTTGCGCTGGCCATGCCGCTGGTGATGGGCTCGACGGCGACCGCTGGCGTGGTGCTGGTGTTTGCGATTGCGGCGGCGGCCTGCAACCTGTTGCTGGGCTACGCTGGCCTGCTGAGCTTCGCGCAGGGCAGCTTCTTCGGCGTGGGCTCCTATGCCGTCGGCATGGTGCTGAAGGCGGCACCGGGCGCGGGCGTGGCGGCGCTGCTCGTGTGCATCGCGGCCGGGATGGTCGTGGCGTTGGCAATCGGAATGCTGAGCATTCGCCAGCGAGGTATCTATTTCGTGATGATCACGCTTGCGATGGCGCAGCTCGCCTACTTTGCCGCGCTCTCCTTCCCCCAGTTCACTGGCGGCGAGAACGGATTGCTCGACATTCCGCGTCCTGTGACCGGCCTTGAGGGCCTCATCGGCGAAGGCGCCGGCCAGTATGCGTTGATCGCCGTGGTTTTCGTGCTTGCAATCGCGTTCTTGCGCCTCGTGGTGCGCTCGCCCTTCGGTCGCGCACTGGATGCGGTGCGCGAGAACGAAGTGCGCGCGCAGACCGCCGGCTACGACGTCCAGAAGCTCAAGCTGCTGGCTTTCTGCCTCTCCGGGGGCATCACCGCACTGGCCGGCGCGCTCTACGCGCTGCAACTGCGCTCGGCGCCGCTGTCTAACATCGACCTCATGACCTCCGAGACCATACTCATCATGGCAATCCTCGGCGGACGCCGGTCGCTTCTTGGCGCGGCCTTCGGCGCGCTCGCGATGACCTTGATGGCTGAGCAGCTGTCCCAGCTGTGGCCCCGCTGGCAGTTGATCGTCGGTTTCGTGCTGATTGCCGTGGTGCTGTTTGCGCCCCGCGGACTCGGTGGCGCCTGGGCGCATTGGCGGGCCCGGCGCAGCGTGCATGCAGGAGATCACGCATGA
- a CDS encoding IclR family transcriptional regulator produces the protein MADDSGVSAVERALSLLDAFNELDYALTLADLARRTGLYKSTILRLAESLQRTGYLKRLADGSFQLGAAPLRLGAIYQRQCRTSEHVPEVLREVVEATYECASFYIRDGEHAVCLHRVDSARMIRDAIREGDRLPIDKGAAPQVLLAFGEKKTGKKFDRIRAEMSCASFGEYDAEIAALSVPVLSVNRQLVGALTISGPRYRFENVDQAPMLQALFAGARKLTDLFGGDAKWFDTAP, from the coding sequence ATGGCTGATGATTCCGGTGTGAGCGCGGTGGAACGAGCCCTGAGCCTGCTCGACGCATTCAACGAGCTGGACTATGCGTTGACGCTCGCCGATCTTGCGCGCCGTACGGGGCTCTACAAGAGCACGATCCTGCGATTGGCGGAGTCGCTGCAGCGCACGGGCTATCTCAAGCGCCTAGCTGACGGATCTTTTCAGCTGGGTGCAGCGCCGTTGCGGCTCGGTGCGATCTACCAGCGGCAGTGTCGCACTTCGGAACACGTCCCCGAGGTGCTTCGCGAAGTGGTCGAAGCCACCTACGAGTGCGCATCGTTCTACATCCGGGACGGTGAGCACGCGGTGTGTCTTCATCGGGTCGACTCGGCCCGCATGATCCGCGATGCCATCCGCGAAGGCGATCGCTTGCCAATCGACAAAGGCGCCGCCCCGCAGGTGCTTTTGGCTTTTGGTGAGAAAAAGACCGGAAAGAAATTCGACCGTATCCGCGCCGAGATGTCTTGTGCCTCGTTCGGCGAGTACGACGCGGAGATCGCGGCCTTGTCGGTGCCGGTGCTGAGCGTGAATCGGCAGCTGGTAGGAGCGCTGACGATTTCCGGGCCGCGTTATCGCTTCGAGAACGTCGATCAGGCGCCGATGCTTCAGGCGCTTTTCGCCGGGGCGCGCAAATTGACTGACCTATTTGGTGGTGACGCCAAGTGGTTCGATACCGCGCCCTAG
- a CDS encoding ABC transporter ATP-binding protein — protein MSEAILVLENVNASYGKSHVLHGVSMHVNAGEIVSVLGRNGMGKTTTMRTIVGLLRAHAGSVCFEGVDLAGMAVDDIARRGISLVPAHRGIFTLLSVQENLQIAQRKHAAWTLERVYDEFPRLRERRRNLGGALSGGEQQMLAIARALVQGPRLLLLDEPTEGLAPVIVDELTELIRGVGVSGISIVLVEQSFAVCRALARRHYILEEGVVVYEGRTEEFDADASVLERFLGLDVDAH, from the coding sequence ATGAGTGAGGCCATTCTGGTGCTGGAGAACGTGAATGCGTCCTACGGCAAGAGCCATGTGCTGCATGGCGTTTCGATGCATGTGAATGCAGGCGAGATCGTGAGCGTGCTCGGGCGCAATGGCATGGGCAAGACGACGACGATGCGTACGATCGTCGGGCTGCTGCGTGCGCATGCCGGGTCGGTGTGCTTCGAAGGCGTCGATCTCGCAGGCATGGCGGTTGACGACATCGCGCGCCGCGGCATCTCGCTGGTGCCCGCACATCGGGGCATCTTCACCTTGCTGTCGGTGCAGGAGAACCTGCAGATCGCACAGAGAAAGCATGCGGCGTGGACGTTGGAGCGTGTTTACGACGAGTTTCCGCGCCTGCGCGAGCGTCGACGCAACCTCGGCGGTGCGCTCTCCGGCGGCGAGCAACAGATGCTCGCCATTGCGCGGGCGTTGGTACAGGGGCCCAGGCTGCTGCTGCTCGACGAGCCGACGGAAGGCCTTGCGCCCGTGATCGTGGATGAACTCACGGAACTGATTCGAGGCGTCGGCGTATCGGGCATCTCGATCGTGCTGGTGGAGCAGAGCTTTGCAGTCTGCCGCGCGCTCGCCCGGCGCCACTACATTCTCGAGGAAGGCGTTGTTGTCTACGAAGGCCGAACCGAAGAATTTGATGCCGATGCCTCGGTGCTCGAACGGTTCCTGGGCCTGGACGTCGACGCACATTGA
- a CDS encoding transposase — protein sequence MTEQYAELRSRLVVGRKSDGRGVYDEAAKKELIVACLKPGVSVARMAMEHGVNTNLLRTWITAYQRRSAQVPTGDIARTHDAAFVAVRVEGEQDPPQRERAVAAPAVAHTPATAVAVIPNESSLAASTPMVGLQVRLPNGVQLDLGETSLQELPTLVQMLSRLPCSASTKG from the coding sequence ATGACAGAGCAGTACGCGGAGTTGAGAAGCCGGCTGGTTGTGGGACGCAAGAGTGACGGTCGCGGCGTCTACGACGAAGCTGCCAAGAAGGAATTGATCGTTGCCTGCCTCAAGCCGGGAGTGTCGGTGGCACGCATGGCGATGGAGCACGGTGTCAACACGAACCTTCTGAGGACGTGGATCACGGCTTACCAGCGGCGAAGTGCCCAGGTGCCGACTGGTGACATCGCGCGAACGCACGATGCGGCATTCGTTGCCGTGCGCGTAGAGGGTGAACAGGATCCGCCGCAGCGCGAGCGTGCGGTGGCTGCGCCCGCGGTAGCCCACACACCTGCTACGGCCGTGGCGGTGATCCCGAATGAGAGCTCCTTGGCGGCATCGACCCCGATGGTCGGTTTGCAGGTGCGGCTGCCCAACGGTGTGCAGCTCGATCTCGGCGAGACGAGCTTGCAGGAATTGCCGACGCTGGTGCAGATGTTGAGCCGATTGCCATGTTCCGCTTCGACGAAGGGCTGA
- a CDS encoding amidohydrolase → MATKAIIDPHHHLWDLENYSYPWLCQPGEPVAPIAGSLRSIMRSYSLADYKEDSKRWNVVKDVHLDALSSDILAETRWLQKMKDETGFPTAIVAHANLEDDNVDEVLAAHARSKAVRGIRQILNWHPNSKYSFVERNDLLTDPKWLHGFDLLEKYSFSFDLQLYPHQMPDAAKVARAHQGTTIVLNHTGMPLDRDPAGIQAWHDGMQALAANPNVNAKISGLGMVDPDWTVASIRPFVLATIEIFGVDRCMFASNFPVDKIYSSFDRIYEAFFELVEGMSETDQRKLFHDNARRVYRL, encoded by the coding sequence GTGGCAACTAAGGCGATCATCGACCCGCATCATCACCTGTGGGACCTGGAGAACTATTCCTATCCTTGGCTCTGTCAACCTGGTGAGCCTGTCGCGCCCATCGCTGGCAGTCTGAGGTCGATCATGAGATCCTATTCGCTTGCAGACTACAAGGAAGACTCCAAGCGTTGGAACGTTGTGAAGGACGTGCATCTCGATGCGCTCTCGTCAGACATCCTGGCCGAGACGCGGTGGCTTCAAAAGATGAAGGACGAAACCGGTTTTCCAACCGCCATCGTCGCGCACGCCAATCTCGAGGACGACAATGTCGATGAGGTTCTGGCAGCTCATGCACGGAGCAAGGCCGTGCGGGGGATTCGCCAAATCCTCAACTGGCATCCGAACTCAAAGTACAGCTTCGTGGAACGAAACGATCTGTTGACAGATCCCAAGTGGCTGCACGGCTTCGATCTCCTGGAGAAGTATTCCTTTTCATTTGATCTTCAGCTCTATCCTCACCAAATGCCAGATGCGGCAAAGGTGGCGCGGGCCCATCAGGGGACGACGATCGTACTGAACCACACCGGCATGCCTTTGGACCGTGATCCCGCTGGCATTCAAGCGTGGCACGACGGGATGCAGGCGCTTGCGGCAAACCCGAATGTCAACGCCAAGATCTCGGGGTTGGGAATGGTCGATCCGGACTGGACGGTTGCCAGCATCCGGCCATTCGTCCTTGCGACCATCGAAATTTTCGGGGTTGACCGCTGCATGTTCGCGTCGAATTTCCCGGTCGACAAGATCTACTCGAGCTTCGATCGCATCTATGAGGCCTTCTTCGAACTGGTTGAAGGCATGTCTGAGACCGATCAGCGGAAGCTGTTTCACGACAACGCCCGGCGCGTGTACCGTCTTTGA
- the tnpB gene encoding IS66 family insertion sequence element accessory protein TnpB (TnpB, as the term is used for proteins encoded by IS66 family insertion elements, is considered an accessory protein, since TnpC, encoded by a neighboring gene, is a DDE family transposase.), which produces MFRFDEGLKVYLHREPVDFRLSINGLAVLVEQALGLDPFASCAYVFSNRRRDRVKILGWERNGFWLLLKRLEKDRFIWPSADAVPTLTAEQLHWLLEGIDIAVVQRHSRLRYSSVA; this is translated from the coding sequence ATGTTCCGCTTCGACGAAGGGCTGAAGGTCTACCTGCACCGCGAGCCGGTGGACTTCCGGTTGAGCATCAACGGCTTGGCCGTGCTGGTGGAGCAGGCGCTGGGCCTGGACCCGTTCGCCTCGTGCGCGTACGTGTTCAGCAACCGCCGGCGCGACCGGGTGAAGATCCTGGGTTGGGAGCGCAACGGCTTCTGGCTGTTGCTCAAGCGCCTGGAGAAGGACAGGTTCATCTGGCCCTCGGCCGATGCGGTTCCCACGCTGACGGCCGAACAGCTGCACTGGTTGCTGGAGGGCATCGATATCGCGGTGGTGCAACGCCACTCTCGTCTGCGCTATTCCAGCGTGGCCTGA
- a CDS encoding ABC transporter ATP-binding protein, which yields MTASNPFLAAHGLGLDYGRFTAVGKVDIELGTTGLHSLIGPNGAGKTSFFNIVSGRLPASRGSLIFEGQDITRSGAHRRARCGMARSFQVTSLFGESSVLHNLQMAAMGVEPSRSYRFWSNWTRETQRLDIAMDVLRELELTRHAATPVAALAHGVQRVVEIGMCLAARPRLLLLDEPLAGLGLADVPRITELLQRLKARYSVLLVEHNMRVVMGISDRITVMFQGNVIAEGVPAAIRENAQVRRVYLGSHS from the coding sequence ATGACCGCGAGCAACCCCTTCCTGGCTGCGCACGGGCTTGGTCTCGACTACGGCCGCTTCACTGCTGTCGGCAAGGTCGATATCGAACTGGGCACGACCGGCCTGCACTCGCTGATCGGTCCGAACGGCGCAGGCAAGACATCCTTCTTCAACATCGTCAGCGGGCGCCTGCCGGCCAGCCGTGGCAGCTTGATCTTCGAGGGGCAGGACATTACGCGCTCCGGAGCGCATCGGCGAGCCCGGTGCGGCATGGCGCGAAGCTTCCAGGTGACGAGCCTGTTCGGCGAAAGCAGCGTGCTGCACAACCTGCAGATGGCGGCGATGGGCGTCGAGCCGTCGCGCTCCTACAGGTTCTGGAGCAACTGGACGCGCGAGACGCAAAGGCTCGACATCGCCATGGACGTACTGCGCGAGCTGGAGCTGACGCGCCATGCCGCGACCCCTGTCGCTGCACTCGCACACGGTGTCCAGCGCGTGGTGGAGATCGGCATGTGCCTGGCCGCCCGACCTCGCCTGCTGTTGCTGGACGAGCCGTTGGCTGGACTCGGCCTTGCGGACGTGCCCCGCATCACCGAGTTGCTGCAGCGGCTCAAGGCGCGCTACTCGGTGTTGCTGGTCGAGCACAACATGCGCGTGGTCATGGGTATCAGCGATCGCATCACCGTCATGTTCCAAGGCAACGTGATTGCCGAAGGTGTACCTGCGGCCATCCGAGAGAACGCCCAGGTGCGGCGGGTCTATCTGGGGAGTCATTCATGA
- a CDS encoding IS66 family transposase, whose translation MPIQAGVSSPATITAEELVALIAERDALAGALRVATTERDLALERLRSLQRQLFAAKSEARGTDQKDLFLNEAEALAPTDQTPQAEVEDIDEEESTPVAGHQRKKRGRKPLDPALPREIVRHELPEAERVCAHDGHALVEIGAEVSEQMDVIPEQVRVLQHHRIKYACPCCDQSLKVAPTPARIIARGLLTEQAQAWVITGKYQFGMPLYRTAVLLRRFGGDIASNTLASGIVRIGQAVQPVINLLRDHLLDSDLIYGDETTVQVLKEPGRKAQTKSFMWAQMNGTGPPVRLFAYAPGRGAVHAEKLYAGIRPGTTLITDGYEVYNGIAKAGGLTHLGCWVHARRPFIKADESIPKAARSSDQIAARFVRLIGKLYRAESLARHWTPARRLRLRSRYSAAIVREIERLLLTHLHSVAPSSLLGEALHYLHGQWPKLVRFLDNGSWPLDSNPVENAIRPFVVGRRSWLFADTVGGANASANLYSLIETAKANNVEPYRYLVALFKKLPLAQTVDDYEALLPWNLELGGA comes from the coding sequence ATGCCGATCCAAGCGGGCGTGTCGTCGCCCGCCACCATCACCGCTGAAGAACTCGTCGCGCTCATCGCCGAGCGCGATGCGCTGGCCGGCGCGCTTCGAGTAGCGACCACCGAGCGGGACTTGGCGCTCGAGCGGTTGAGGTCCTTGCAGCGCCAGCTCTTCGCCGCCAAGAGCGAAGCCCGCGGCACCGATCAGAAGGACCTGTTCCTCAACGAGGCCGAGGCGCTCGCGCCCACAGATCAGACGCCGCAGGCCGAGGTCGAAGACATCGACGAAGAGGAGTCGACACCGGTCGCGGGCCATCAACGTAAGAAACGCGGACGCAAGCCGCTGGACCCTGCGCTGCCGCGCGAGATCGTGCGCCACGAACTGCCCGAGGCCGAGCGTGTGTGCGCGCATGACGGGCACGCGCTGGTGGAGATCGGCGCCGAGGTTAGCGAGCAGATGGATGTCATCCCCGAACAGGTGCGCGTGCTGCAGCACCACCGCATCAAGTACGCCTGTCCCTGCTGCGATCAGAGCCTGAAGGTTGCACCGACGCCGGCGCGCATCATCGCGCGCGGGCTGCTCACCGAGCAGGCCCAGGCCTGGGTCATCACCGGCAAGTACCAGTTCGGCATGCCGCTGTACCGAACGGCCGTATTGCTGCGCCGCTTCGGTGGCGACATCGCGAGCAATACGCTGGCTTCCGGCATCGTGCGCATCGGCCAGGCTGTACAGCCGGTCATCAACCTGCTGCGCGACCACTTGCTGGACTCGGACCTGATCTACGGCGACGAGACCACGGTCCAGGTGCTCAAGGAGCCTGGGCGCAAGGCACAGACGAAGAGCTTCATGTGGGCGCAGATGAATGGCACTGGTCCACCGGTACGGCTGTTCGCCTATGCACCGGGGCGCGGCGCCGTGCACGCCGAGAAGCTGTATGCCGGCATCCGTCCCGGAACGACGCTCATCACCGACGGCTACGAGGTCTACAACGGCATCGCGAAGGCCGGCGGTCTCACGCACCTTGGATGCTGGGTGCACGCGCGCAGGCCGTTCATCAAGGCTGACGAGTCCATCCCGAAGGCAGCCCGCTCGTCCGATCAGATCGCGGCCCGGTTCGTACGGCTGATTGGCAAGCTGTACCGTGCGGAGTCCTTGGCCAGGCACTGGACGCCCGCGCGCCGCCTGCGACTGCGTTCGCGCTACAGCGCCGCCATCGTGCGCGAGATCGAGCGCTTGCTGCTCACGCACCTGCACAGCGTTGCGCCGTCGAGTCTGCTGGGTGAAGCGCTGCACTACCTGCACGGTCAGTGGCCCAAGCTCGTGCGGTTCCTGGACAACGGCTCCTGGCCGTTGGACTCCAACCCGGTGGAGAACGCCATCCGGCCCTTCGTCGTCGGGCGGCGCAGCTGGTTGTTCGCCGACACCGTCGGCGGTGCCAACGCGAGCGCCAATCTCTACTCGCTGATCGAGACCGCCAAGGCCAACAACGTCGAGCCCTACCGCTACCTCGTCGCGCTGTTCAAGAAGCTGCCGCTGGCGCAAACGGTCGACGACTACGAGGCGCTGCTGCCCTGGAACCTTGAACTCGGCGGCGCGTAG
- a CDS encoding GMC family oxidoreductase, translating into MNITTNNRGTVDAVIVGSGPSGAVAAMHLAKAGMSVVCLEQGEYPNYTSINFDESTFELKRDQVFNWNPNRRMNSADYPINDTESDVAPFMWNGVGGSSVIYAAAWHRFQPSNFRVKTLDGVAEDWPLTYEDLAPYYTQAELQFSVSGVGGDPSYPPFDPPLPPMPMSDLTKKMFAAHKRLGWHIWPGTNAIATVKNNGLTPCVRRGACMAPACFDGAKASTDRTHWPTNIKLGVKLIQRARVSRVETDAQGMATGVTYIDRESGKEHFQSARIVILAANGIGTPRILLNSHSARFQTGLANSSDMVGRNLMMHPHGMVMGLFDDFFDSWQGPTGQRAYSQQFTETQPDVGFYRGAKWQLMGTGGPLSQIGVWPWGKPAGWGEEFHKTVSQRFGHSGMWSIIGEDLPNPENRVLLDSTLKDADGIPAPKVVYRCDENSKKLVAWHEEHAAMSFKEAGAYEVVKAPDSRETGWHILGAARMGTDPMTSVVDAWNRAHDVPNLFVVDGSVMPTSGPVNPTGTVAALALRAADGIVKNRRTQVVSGHSK; encoded by the coding sequence ATGAATATTACGACAAATAATCGAGGGACCGTGGATGCGGTCATCGTAGGCTCTGGTCCCAGCGGTGCAGTCGCTGCAATGCATCTGGCGAAAGCGGGAATGTCGGTGGTTTGCCTGGAACAAGGCGAATACCCGAACTACACGTCGATTAATTTTGACGAGAGCACTTTCGAGTTGAAGCGTGACCAAGTATTCAACTGGAATCCAAATCGCCGAATGAACAGCGCAGACTATCCGATCAACGACACTGAATCCGACGTGGCCCCCTTTATGTGGAACGGTGTCGGTGGCAGTTCAGTGATCTATGCAGCCGCGTGGCACCGCTTTCAGCCCAGCAATTTTCGAGTCAAGACTCTGGACGGCGTAGCAGAAGACTGGCCGCTCACTTACGAGGATCTGGCTCCTTATTACACCCAAGCCGAGCTTCAGTTCTCCGTGTCCGGTGTCGGCGGAGATCCTTCGTATCCGCCTTTCGACCCACCTCTGCCGCCCATGCCGATGAGCGACTTGACCAAAAAGATGTTTGCAGCGCACAAGCGACTGGGTTGGCACATCTGGCCAGGTACCAATGCGATCGCCACCGTAAAGAACAACGGGTTGACCCCTTGTGTGCGCCGCGGCGCCTGCATGGCGCCGGCGTGCTTCGATGGTGCAAAGGCGTCGACGGACCGCACTCACTGGCCGACCAACATCAAGCTTGGCGTGAAGTTGATCCAGCGAGCTCGCGTTTCTCGCGTCGAGACAGACGCGCAGGGCATGGCCACTGGCGTTACTTACATTGACCGGGAAAGTGGCAAAGAACATTTCCAGTCCGCACGGATTGTCATTCTGGCCGCCAACGGAATCGGAACACCGCGCATCTTGCTCAACTCGCACAGCGCACGGTTCCAGACCGGTTTAGCAAACAGTTCGGACATGGTGGGCCGCAATCTGATGATGCATCCGCATGGGATGGTGATGGGCCTTTTCGACGACTTCTTCGACAGCTGGCAAGGCCCGACCGGTCAGCGCGCCTATTCGCAACAGTTCACCGAAACTCAGCCTGACGTCGGTTTCTATCGAGGGGCGAAGTGGCAGCTCATGGGTACGGGCGGGCCACTTAGCCAGATTGGTGTCTGGCCGTGGGGCAAGCCGGCCGGCTGGGGCGAAGAGTTCCACAAGACGGTTTCGCAACGCTTCGGCCACTCGGGCATGTGGTCGATCATCGGAGAAGACCTGCCGAACCCAGAAAATCGTGTGCTCCTTGATTCGACACTGAAAGACGCTGATGGCATTCCCGCCCCGAAGGTCGTCTACCGTTGCGACGAGAACTCGAAGAAGCTGGTCGCATGGCACGAAGAACACGCGGCAATGTCGTTCAAGGAAGCCGGAGCCTATGAGGTCGTCAAGGCTCCCGATTCGCGGGAAACCGGCTGGCACATCCTCGGGGCAGCACGCATGGGTACCGATCCGATGACCTCAGTCGTCGACGCTTGGAACCGTGCACACGATGTGCCCAACCTGTTCGTTGTCGATGGCAGTGTGATGCCGACTTCAGGTCCGGTGAATCCAACTGGCACCGTAGCGGCTTTGGCTTTGCGCGCAGCCGACGGTATCGTCAAGAACCGCCGCACCCAAGTGGTGTCGGGCCATAGCAAGTAA
- a CDS encoding LysR family transcriptional regulator produces MLPDIDSIALFVLAAEQRSLTKAADAYHIGLAAASRRIALLEHRFKTALLERSPRGVELTPAGTSLLVHAKVMLVLMNQMQAEMSDFAAGRRGALRILANTSAMTESLPDDLSNYARAHPDVRLVVEERWSAEIVKALLAADADIGIVVEGIRVEGLHVFPYRTDRLAVVMPAGHALALKEGLRFLEVLDHDIIALEGGSSMMRLLAEQAVVAEKMLQLRIQVRSFEAVCKMVKAGLGIGLLPFQAARTMGEGMGLVVRPLPEDWAERKMLVCVRRDRSVNTSVTSLLEHLTSVASAAASKA; encoded by the coding sequence ATGCTTCCAGACATTGACTCCATCGCCTTGTTCGTACTCGCTGCTGAACAACGCAGCTTGACGAAGGCTGCCGATGCTTATCACATAGGGTTGGCCGCGGCGAGTCGACGAATTGCATTGTTGGAGCATCGATTCAAGACAGCCTTGCTGGAGCGGTCGCCAAGAGGGGTGGAGCTCACCCCGGCTGGCACATCTTTGCTGGTTCATGCCAAAGTCATGCTGGTTTTAATGAACCAGATGCAAGCAGAAATGAGCGACTTTGCTGCGGGGCGTCGTGGTGCCCTGCGCATACTGGCCAACACGTCTGCGATGACGGAGTCACTGCCGGATGATCTTTCCAACTACGCTCGCGCTCACCCCGATGTTCGTCTGGTGGTCGAGGAGCGATGGAGTGCTGAGATCGTGAAGGCGCTGCTCGCGGCAGATGCTGACATCGGCATCGTTGTGGAAGGAATTCGGGTCGAAGGGCTACATGTTTTTCCCTACCGAACGGATCGACTTGCAGTCGTGATGCCTGCTGGTCACGCGCTGGCCCTGAAGGAGGGTTTGCGTTTCCTGGAGGTTCTCGACCACGACATCATCGCTCTTGAGGGTGGGTCTTCCATGATGCGACTGCTGGCTGAACAAGCGGTCGTGGCGGAAAAGATGCTGCAGCTGCGTATACAGGTTCGTAGCTTTGAGGCGGTATGCAAAATGGTTAAGGCTGGACTTGGCATCGGACTTTTGCCATTTCAAGCAGCAAGGACCATGGGGGAAGGAATGGGGCTGGTCGTACGGCCACTTCCCGAAGATTGGGCGGAGAGAAAAATGCTCGTCTGCGTCCGGCGAGACCGTTCAGTCAACACCTCGGTTACCAGCTTATTGGAGCATCTGACATCCGTCGCTTCAGCAGCCGCTTCTAAAGCATAG
- a CDS encoding SDR family NAD(P)-dependent oxidoreductase gives MNNVLKDRVFLVTGAAGGVGREIVKQLTEEGAKVVATDIADNVHELAKEFPNAKVVTTVGDVSKSADVEKIFSAGEAEFGPIESLINNAGYMIGKALHETSEEEWDAVMTGNAKSFFLCAKRALPNMLKAGKGSITATGSISSVVGLPSQAAYCASKGAVLQFVRQLAVEYAGNGIRVNAVGPGAINTPFLTRYLAGLPDPEAGAKAVKDAHPMKRWAEPDEVAKALIFLASDNAAFITGHILMVDGGYVAG, from the coding sequence TTGAACAACGTACTGAAAGATCGCGTCTTTTTGGTGACCGGCGCCGCCGGCGGTGTCGGCCGTGAAATCGTCAAACAACTCACCGAAGAGGGCGCGAAGGTTGTGGCGACCGATATCGCCGACAACGTGCACGAATTGGCTAAGGAATTCCCGAACGCCAAGGTAGTGACTACGGTGGGTGATGTCTCCAAGAGCGCCGACGTTGAGAAAATATTCAGCGCCGGCGAAGCCGAGTTTGGCCCTATTGAGTCGCTGATCAATAACGCCGGCTATATGATCGGCAAGGCTCTGCACGAAACTTCGGAAGAAGAGTGGGACGCAGTGATGACTGGCAACGCCAAGTCATTCTTCCTTTGCGCTAAGCGTGCGCTGCCGAACATGCTCAAGGCAGGCAAGGGCTCCATCACGGCGACAGGTTCGATCTCCAGTGTGGTCGGCTTGCCGTCACAAGCTGCTTACTGCGCTTCCAAGGGAGCCGTCCTCCAATTCGTCCGCCAGTTGGCGGTGGAATACGCCGGTAACGGCATTCGTGTAAATGCCGTGGGCCCGGGCGCGATCAACACGCCTTTCCTCACCCGCTACCTCGCTGGCCTGCCGGATCCGGAAGCCGGCGCGAAGGCCGTGAAGGATGCCCACCCCATGAAGCGTTGGGCTGAGCCGGACGAAGTGGCCAAGGCTTTGATCTTCCTCGCGAGCGACAACGCTGCCTTCATCACAGGGCACATTCTGATGGTCGATGGGGGCTACGTTGCCGGCTGA